From the Endozoicomonas sp. Mp262 genome, the window TCCCGCAAATCATCAGAGTTATCTGACAACTTAAATAATGGCGTCCCCTAGGGGACTCGAACCCCTGTTACCGCCGTGAAAGGGCGGTGTCCTAGGCCACTAGACGAAGGGGACGCAAATTCTCAAAGAGAATTTGGTGGAGCCAAGCGGGATCGAACCGCTGACCTCAACACTGCCAGTGTTGCGCTCTCCCAGCTGAGCTATGGCCCCAAACTTCTCTATTCGTGACTGACTGTGTTTGCCAGTCCCGAAACGCAGGGCGAATTCTATGGATGCCCCCTGGTACTGTCAAGCATCACTTATGAAAAAAATTTAGATATTTCCATATGGTTATAAAAAAAGGAGACCTCAAGCCTCCCTTTCTACCGATGCAAACAAACAGTCCTCATCACTCAGCGGAGAGTACCTTGAACTCTTTTTCCAACCGCTTGCCTTCTTTTTTAGAAAGACCACCAAGCACTGCCACTGCATGTCGCAGGCGCGCACGGATCATATCCGGCCCAAGAATTTCCATGGAATCCATAACTGACCATGAATTAGGCGTTCCCGCTACAGCCACAAAGATAGGGTGGTTAAAATCACCCAGCTTATGCCCCATGGCTTTGGAAAGCGCTTTGATATCAGCAAAGATATTACCCTTGGTCCACTGACGCTGCTGTTCCAGACGCCAGAGAGTAAATTGAAGCACTTTCTTTACCTCAGACTCTTCCAGCTTTTTATGGGCAAAATCTTCTGGCGACAAATCCAAAAGTCCGGAAAACATAAAAGCAGACATTGGTGCAAAGTCGCTTAATGTTTCTACCCGTTCTTTGGCAAAGGGTAAAAACTTCATCATGTAATCTTTGTTAAGCAGCCAGCCATGAAGTCGGTCAGCAAATTGCTCAACGGTCAGGTTTTCCCGAATCCAGCTGGCATTCAGCCAGGACAGTTTTTCCTGGTCAAAGATGGGACCACCCAGAGAGACCCGGGAAATATCAAACTGTTCCAGCATTTCATCCAGGGTAAACTTTTCCCGCTCGTCCGGCATGGACCAGCCCATTCGTCCCAGGTAATTCAGCAGCGCTTCAGGGAGATAGCCGGCATCACGGTAATAAGTGATACTGGTTGGGTTTTTACGCTTGGACAGCTTGCTCTTATCCGGGTTACGCAACAGCGGCATATGACAAAGGACTGGCATTTCCCAGCCAAAGTATTGATAAAGCAGCTTATGCTTGGGCGCCGAATTAATCCACTCTTCACCACGAATCACATGGGTGATTTCCATGAGATGGTCATCCACAACATTCGCCAGATGATAAGTGGGCATGCCATCGGCCTTTACCAGCACCTGCATATCCACTTGAGACCAGTCAATCTCGATCGCTCCCCGCAGCATATCATCCACAACACAGGTTCCTTCTACCGGAACCTTCATACGAACTACATGGGATTCCCCTGCTGCCAGTTTCTGTGCCACTTCTTCTTTGGATAAATGCAGGCAGTGGCCATCATAACCAGGGGTCTGTTTATTCGCCATTTGCTCAGCCCTGAGCTCATCCAGTCGCTCAGAAGAACAGAAACAGTGGAAAGCATGCCCCTTATCCAGAAGCTGCCGGGCATGATCCGCATAAATCTCACGGCGCTCGCTCTGACGATACGGACCATTAGGGCCACCCGCATCAGGTCCCTCATCCCAATCAAGCCCTAACCAGCGAAGAGAGTTCAGAATCTGTTGCTCGGATTCAGGTGTACTACGAGCCTGGTCAGTATCTTCAATACGTAAGATAAACTTGCCACCCTGGCTACGGGCAAAGGCCATATTAAAAAGCGCAATATATGCAGTGCCCACATGGGGATCACCGGTGGGGGAAGGAGCAACTCGAGTACGAATGGTCATACGTCCAATATCCCAGTCAGGAAAAATAAAAGTGGGCTATTATATCTTTCAATCCCCCCAAGCACATAGTACTGAAAACAAGTTCGAACCATGCATAAATCTTCATCTGGACTCAAAAAAAGGCTCTTATTATACAGCATAATACTTAAAACTATTTTCACTCCCGCATTTGCTGCTCTTCAAATCATTACGCAACCACTCTATGAAACACTAGTTCCCGAAGAGATAAGACCACTGCTCAAAAATAAACCTCACGCAATTAAAACAACGATTTCACAGCAATTCCCGCAAACCAGATTCCGGCTGGCACATTTTCAGTTAATTAAAAATGATTTTATCGCGGATGAACAGAGCCAGACTGCTGCTATATCGGCAGTCGGTTTTAATGACAGGTAACACAGGTCACAGGGCTAACATCAACGCTCTATGTCGTATCGACAGTCAGCAACTTCAAGCTCACACTTCGCCCTTCAATGATAGCTGTAAATACGTCTGTCCAGTTATCAATGCAGAACCAGTCAAACAGCCCTCGTATGGCATGCCAGAATGCCTTTTTAGACTTTTTTATCTTGAGCGCTTCCTGGAAGAGCTTGCAAGACAGTTGTTCTATCTGGTTGATGAGGAAGGCCGTAAAAGTCAGGCATGCCAGATTGCTGGCCAGATGCTGCTTTCCGTGCCCGTAATTGTGTTCGAGATGGTAGCCCTGTGTTTTCAGTGTATTGAACGTTTCGTTTTCAATTTTCCATTTAGCGCGTGCTCCTCGCATGAATTTATTCACGTTCTCGGCTGAAAGCTCAATGTCCGTGACCCAGGTGTTGACGTACTTCTTGTTGCCCTCTGGATCAATTTCTATATATTCGAGAAAGTTAACCAGCACATCCGGGTGTGACTTGTTAATGGGGGCACCATTCACAAACCGGAACCAGTGCGTAAACCCTTTATCATCGGTATATTCATAGCGCACCACTTTGTCTGCACAATCCAGCTCATCGACGGCCTGGTATAACGACTCATGGGTTGAATCCTTTGCCACCATAATGAAGCTATAGCCAAAGGACTTTACCAACTTGATGGTCGGTCCATCTGAGTACAGGTCATCAAAAGTCAGAACCAGTGGCAGGTGCGGATGCTCTCTGGATAAATTCGCCAATAGCCGCTTGAGCGCTACCTTCTCACAATCATTCTTTGACGCATCAACTTGTTTGATGATGGGTTCAGGCATTAAAGGTAATACTTCTTTCTTGCCCGGCTTTACCAGACAGCAGGCCAGTAACTGATGGTAGTATTGCGGATTTTTGCTGCCTGGCTTTTTTACACAACACTCAGGACAACTAATCTTCCCTGAGCAAAAGTGCCCCGTACCATCGATAGGCGCAAGATACCCTTCCTCAAAATAAGTGAACTGCTTAAGCCGCCCAGATCGTTGCACAAAGGCAAACAGGCGGGTAAAGAACTTCCTTAAATAGCGTGTTTCGATAGGGTCAATCAGATCCCTCAGATAGGTATCACTGGGGACACAGCTGACATTGTACATCGACTTTAAGTTCTTGAGCCTATCTGGGTTATTGACACAATCCTGATCAAAAGCCAGTAATGAAGGGTATTTCAGGTGCATGACTGCCAGGCCACTCATGACCGCATCATGAAGGACAATTTTGTCATGTTGGCTTTTCTTGCGAAAGTCTGGAATTTGACCCGCTTCATCAGAGACTATTTTGAGCAGTTTTTCAGCAATGGTTCTTGGTTTCGTTAGCGGCACAACATGAGCATCGTTATTATTATTGTGGTGAAATTCTACCGGATAGTCTGCGATTTTAGCAAGAGGCTACCAAGCTACAGCCCTTGTTATTAAGGGCTTTAATCAAGTCTGCGGGAATTGCTGACGATTTCACCCGACAAATCACAGATTGCTTTTTGCATCCATACCGAAAACGAATATTGCGCATTCATCTTACAAAGACACAGAGACAGATATGAAAGGGTTCCTGAACCAAGATGGGGTTATTTTGACCCCTCCACTGGAAAGTCTGGCATTATAAACCCCTCCGAATTAGCTTGAAGTGGTTATAGTTTTCCGGACACACAAACAAGGGTAATCTTGGAACCCTATTAAAGGTGTGTAGCATGTCGGAAAAGAAAGTAAAAAATTACACTGCTGAGTTCAAGGAATCTGCTGTGAAGCTGGCAGTTGAATCAGATAAGCCAGTTACTGAAACTGCTCGGGAGCTTGGGGTTAATATCAACACCCTTCATACCTGGATAACAAAGTACCACCGCCCGAAGGTGGCTAATCAGCCCAGGAAAAATGATGAGCATGTGTATGATGAAGTGAAACGTTTGCGTAAAGAGCTGAAAACCCTCAAAGAGGAGCACGCTATTTTAAAAAAGGCGGCAGCCTTCTTTGCAAGAGAAAGTCTCTGAGATTTCAGTTCATCAAGGACAACCAGGAGCGCTTCAGTATTACTGCCATGTGTCGGGTTATGTCTGTATCGACCACGGGCTTTTATGACTGGTGCTCCCGTCCAGAATCGAACCGAAGCCAGGAAGACCGTGCATTGAAGGCAGATATCCGCGTGATACATGAAAAACACCGCCAGCGTTATGGTGAGCGCCGTATAAAAGACAATCTTGCTGATCAGGGTAAAAACGTCAGCCGTCAACGAATAAGTCGCCTAATGAAGGAGGAAGGCATTCGAAGCGCAAGTTCAAGGCAACAACAGACTCCCGCCATAACAAGCCGGTGGCCGAGAATCTGCTGAACCGTAATTTCAAACGGAAGCAGCCCAATGAGGCTTACGTGGGAGACATTACCTATATTCGTACCCGGGAGGGCTGGCTGTACTTGTCCGTATTCATTGATTTGCATTCGAGAGCTGTGGTTGGCTGGTCTATGAGAGATCGCATGACGGCATCACTGGTCACTGACTCTCTGATGATGGCTATGTGGAAGCGGAGGCCAACAGAAGGGCTGCTGGTACATAGTGATAGGGGCAGTCAGTACGTCTCGGAAAGCTATCAGAAATTGCTGAAAGATAATGGCTTTATTTGCAGTATGAGCCGTAAGGGAAATTGCTGGGATAATGCGGTGGCAGAGAGTTTCTTCCATACGCTGAAAGCTGAGCTTGTTCATCATGAAGACTTCCAGACAAGGGAAGAGGCAAAGCAGGCAATTTTTGAATACATTGAGGTCTATTATAACCGCCAGAGAAAACACTCTGGTAATGGCTACCTGGCACCTTTCAAATATGAACAGAAAATTGCCGAGGCAGCGTAAAAAAGTGTCCGGAAAACTCTTGCCAGATCAATATATACCAGGTCAGTTTAAACGAAGTAAACTAACCCGGATATTTCATAAACATGCTCGGGAAAGTTTATAAAATATCCGAGCCAAGGATTAATGAGACACCGACTTCAACTTAAGCAATGTCATCAACCGCTCAATAGTGGTTCCCTGAACCAGCAGTGAAAACAAAATAACTGCCAGAGACATATGGATGATGACTCCCCGCTCTGGCATATCCAGCGGAATGGATAGCATTAAAGCCACAGGAACAACGCCGCGCAAACCACCCCAGAACATCACCGCCTTGGTCTTTCCGTCAACCGGTGAGCTTTTGGGCAACCGGTTACTGACCGGAATTAACAGATAGACCACCAGGAAACGGGCAAATAGCACCACGGCAATGGTAAGTAGCAGGTAAGGTACATTTTCGTAAAGACGATCCACATCCTGGAACAGCAAGTCTTCCTGCATACCCAGCAGCAGGAAAATAAAACTGTTAGCCACAAAGGCCATAAACTCCCAATAAGGATGCAAATATTCCTGTACGGGTTCACTGAGCACCCGGCGAGACCAGGTTCGGGTAACTACACCCGCCGCAATGGTAGACATGACTCCGGACATGCCAAAGACATGGTCCGCCAGAATAAAGCTTAAGTAAGCAAGTATTGTGGTATGGGCAATCTGCACAAAAGGAATATTACGCCCCAGCCGCAACAGGAACAGCATTCCACCACCCAATGCCGCACCAACCGCGATACCACCGAGAAATACCCGGCAGAACTCCCAGATGGCTCCCAATAGCATCTCGACACCAAAGCCCTGACCGGTTTGTACCACAGCCATCACAATACCGAACATAACAATCGCGGTGGCATCATTAAAGAGGCTTTCTGCATCCATCAGCAGTGACATCCTCTCTGGTGCCCCCACTTCCTTAAACAGGGCAATAACCGCCACAGGATCTGTGGCAGAGATTAACGCCCCAAACAGCAAGGCACCAGCCATGGTCATAGGTGTGAGATAACCAAGCAGCCCGGCTACAACCAGAGTAGATAACACAACCCCGACAACAGCCAGCATTAATACAGGTACCAGCTCTTTTACCAGCATCGGCAGCTTTATATTGATAGCCGCATCATAAATGAGTACTGGCAATAGAACGTACATAATCAAGTCATGGGTCAGCTCCACCTGCAGAACCGGAGCCAGAAAGTCAGAATGCTTGGCCACTCCCCCCAAAACCATTCCGATCACCACCAGACCAATGGTGTAAGGCACTCTCAGAAACTTGAGTCCGATGGCAGAAGCCGTGGTCAACATAAACATACCGGTAAAAATCAACACCGGCAAAGCCAGGCCAGCTTGATGCATGGCATAACCTCTATATTAAAGAAAGGATTTCCATATGGACTTTATAATCGGTATCCGAGGCATATTCATGCACCCAGTGGATCATAAGCTCCATACGAATAACAGGAAGAGACCGGGCATAAATTTTACGGCATGAAATAAGTCAGTAATGAAATGCCAAACCGGAAAATCCATGCACAGGCATTGGCCTTCAGAAAAAACCGCTACCCACTCTAACCTTGACCAAGATCAAAAGAAAGAGTGTTTTTACGATATCTTATGGCACAAACCCCATAACCCTTATCAATAAACAGTAATAGGTTTTACTGATGAATTAAGACACACCCCGAACTCTTGAAAGAAATGCCAAGGACTGTTGTGTTTTCACATTTAGACTCATTCTTAGGGGCTGTTGGGGGGGGGACGTTTGCTCGTGTGCTCACGAGCAAACGTCAACAGCCCCTAAGGAATGTGGCAGGTATCACCATCAGCAGAAAGGAATCTATTATTAAGTTGCCCCTCATCCCCCAGCCAATCAAGACACCAGCTTAAGGCAGCACCACGCTTTTCTTCATTCCATGCCAGATAGCAATGGGTATTCCAGGCCACATCATCCACCTCCCGGCTTACCAGAATCCCTTTTTCCAGATAATACCGGGCAAAGTGATAAGGCAGCGCAGTCACACCAATACCGCGAACAGCACATTCAATGGCATTTCGAAAGTTGGGCACTTTTAATCGCCGACTGTAAACGTTGTACCAGTTTTCTCCACTACTAAACGTCCTAACAGTATCTTCTATTGCAATGATGACATGTGCATTAAGGTCATTTCTCGTTAGTTTTCGTTCAACGGCATTGAGCAAATGCTCAGGAGACATAACCAGCAACCATCGAACTGTCCCCATCGTGGCACACCGGAATCGACTATCACTCGCCACCATCTCGGGTATATGCTGCGGTGCACCAATAACCAGGTCACAGCGCTGATGAAACAGGGCATCCCAGGAACCATTATAAATCTCACCATTGATAACAAGACGGGTATGGGGGTTTGCTGCATTAAATGCATTGATAAACTCGTAGAGAGTCTCCTGGCATACAATATTATTAAGAACAACCCTTAACTCTGCCTCCCCCTGGGTGGCTGCTTCACGGGTGGTATATTTGAGCTTGTTCAGATCCGCTAGTATTTTTCGGGACTCTTTCAGAAAATGCTCTCCAGCCGGAGTGATCTCTACTTTGCGGTTATCACGAACAAATAGTTGAACACCTAACTGTTCTTCCAGCTTTTTAACGGTATAGCTAATAGCAGAAGGAACCTTATGCAAATGACGGGCAGCCAGTGAAAAATTTTGATAATGAGCTACTACCTGAACAGCTTCTATAGCATCGGCCTGAATCATGGGGGCAAGACATTTATTCGCTAAATACCAGTATTCTAGATTTTGTTTATGGAATAATTTTGCTCAAGATCAAACTTTAGTGAAATTAGGGGTTACAGCCCAATCTCCAAAAAAACAAGAAAACCGAAACACCCCTAAGTACTTCTTTCTAGACAAACCGTCCATTCAACCAAGGTTAACATTAACCAACCCTGATAGAACTGCGCCAAGCTGCTGAAAACTTAACTGCATGATCAAATAATTTGAATATATTGACAAATTTTATAGATATACAACCGCCTGTCACGAAATTACCCTTTTGCCCAATCTCGATCACAAAGCGCTCAACTTTGAACAGCGGTGTCCATGCCGATCACACCACTTACCGAAGGCACGATCGCCTGCGTCCCGCCCATGATCACTCACACCAGACTTTACAGCTGGCCTGAACAGGCCTGGGGGTAGTATTGTGCAAATTCTTTTTAGTTTATTAGGCATTGCCTGCCTATTAGGATTGGCCCTGTTATTATCGGACAATCGCAAAGCTATTAACTTTCGCACAGTAGGTGGTGCCTTCTGTATTCAGGCCCTTTTTGGTGCTTTTGTACTTTACGTGCCCTTTGGTAAGGATGTCCTTTCCGGTGCAGCCGATGGAGTGCAACACGTTATTAACTATGCCAATAATGGCGTAGCATTCCTGTTTGGCGATCTTGGCAACTTTAAGTATGGCTTTATCTTCGCCATCAACGTGCTGACTATCATTATCTTCTTCTCTTCCCTCATCTCTGTCTTGTACTACCTGGGTATTATGCAGATTGTCATCAAGTTTATTGGTGGTGGGCTGCAAAAAGCACTGGGCACCAGTCGTACAGAATCCCTGTCTGCAACCGCCAACATCTTTGTAGGGCAGACTGAAGCCCCTCTGCTGGTTAGACCTTACGTTACCAAAATGACTCAATCAGAGCTGTTTGCAGTTATGGTCGGTGGTCTGGCATCTGTTGCCGGTGCGGTACTGGCAGGCTACGCCAGCATGGGTGTTGAACTGAAATACCTGATCGCTGCCAGCTTTATGGCGGCTCCTGGTGGTCTGTTAATGGCAAAAATCATTAAGCCTGAAACAGAGCATGACAAAATCTGCAATGACCCAAGCCTGGAAGAAGCCGGTGATGAAAAACCTGCCAACGTCATTGATGCTGCCGCCGGTGGTGCTTCCAGCGGTATGAAGCTGGCGGTCAACGTTGGCGCAATGTTGCTGGCCTTTATCGCCCTGATTGCCATGCTGAACGGTATTATTGGTGGCATTGGTGGCATATTTGGTTTTGAAGGCCTGTCCCTGGAACAAATCCTGGGCTATGTCTTTGCTCCCCTGGCCTTTGTTCTTGGCGTACCTGCCAGTGAAATTGTGACTGCCGGTAGCCTGATTGGACAAAAGCTGGTTGTTAACGAATTCGTTGCTTATGTGGATTTTGTTGCTATCAAAGACACTTTATCCCCGCACACCCAGGCCTTAATGACTTTTGCCCTCTGTGGTTTTGCCAACCTGTCTTCTATCGCCATTCTGCTGGGTGGACTGGGCAGTATGGCGCCAAGCCGTCGCCACGACATCGCAAAAATGGGTCTGAAAGCCGTAGCGGCAGGTTGCCTTTCCAACCTGATGAGCGCTTCCATCGCCGGTTTATTCCTTGCCCTGTAAGGCCAGGCCTTCAGCTGAGCCAATAGCCAATAGCCAATAGCCAATAGGCAAATGCTGAACAGCACGATTTTCTATTTAAACTGGCTGTCTCCCTCGACAGCCTCTTAATGACCAGGAAAGACTCAATGAGTACTGAAACTAACTACAGCCAACTGGCTCTGCAGCTGATCGACCTGACCACTTTGAGTGATGATGACACCAATGAAAAAGTCATCGCCCTGTGTGAGTCTGCCAAGACATCTGCTGGTACTACGGCTGCCGTTTGCATCTATCCACGCTTTGTTCCTGTGGCGAAAAAAGCACTGCGTGAACTGGGTCTGGAGCAGGTAAAAATAGCCACTGTCACCAACTTCCCTGCCGGTGGTGATGACATTGCCATTGCTGTTGCTGAAACCCGCGCAGCTGTTGCCTACGGTGCTGATGAAGTTGACGTAGTATTTCCATACCGTGCACTGATGGCAGGCGACGAGAAAGTAGGCTACGAGCTGGTTCGCCAGTGTAAAGAAGCCTGTGGTGATCAGGCAAAACTGAAAGTTATCATCGAATCCGGCGAGCTGAAAACAGAAGAACTGATCCGCAAGGCCAGCAACCTGTCCATTGAAGCCGGTGCAGATTTCATCAAAACCTCCACAGGCAAGGTAGCCGTTAACGCCACTCTGGAAGCTGCCCGCATCATGCTGGAAGCCATTAAAGCAAGCGGTCGTGACGTTTCCTTCAAACCAGCAGGCGGTATCCGCACAGCAGAAGAAGCCAAACAGCACCTGCAACTGGCTGAAGAAATCATGGGGCAGGGATGGGTTAATCCTGACCACTACCGCTTCGGTGCCAGCAGCCTGTTGGGCAACCTGCTGATCGACCTGGGCGAGAAAGAAGGCCAGGTCGATACACAAAGTTACTAAGCCTATATGAGCCGGTGCAATACCGGCTCTTTTACAGAGGTTGTTCGAAAACACTGTCATAAAAAGTAACAGCTGTCGTTTTCAAACAGTTTCTTTTTATTTATTACTTTTTAATTTTTACCATTGGGTGCAACATGTTCCTTCCACAGGAAATTATCCGCCGCAAGCGTGAAGCGCTTCCCCTCAGCAACGAAGACATTCAGCAATTTGTTCAGGGTATTACCCAAAATACTGTATCTGAAGGCCAGATCGCAGCCCTGGCTATGGCCATCTACTTCCAGGGCCTGAGCATGCCTGAGCGTATCTCCTTTACCAAGGCCATGCGTGACTCCGGTGATGTGCTGACCTGGGATAAGGAAAAACTGGGCGGCCCTATCATTGATAAACATTCCACTGGCGGTGTAGGCGACGTTGTTAGCTTAATGCTTGGCCCTATGCTGGCAGCCTGCGGCGGTTATGTGCCCATGATTTCCGGTCGTGGACTGGGACATACCGGTGGCACCCTGGATAAGCTGGACAGCATTTCCGGCTACAACACCAGCGCCTCTGAAGAAACACTGCGCAAAGTGGTTGAAAGCTGTGGTGTTGCCATCGTAGGTCAGACCGGCGAACTGGCACCTGCCGATAAGCGTGTTTACGCTATCCGCGATGTTACCGCTACAGTAGAATCCATCGATATGATCACGGCCTCCATTCTTGGCAAAAAACTGGCCGAAGGCCTGGATGCCCTGGTGATGGATGTCAAGGTAGGCAGCGGTGCCTTTATGCCGACTTACGAAGCCTCTGAAGCGTTGGCCAAAAGCATTGTTAGCGTCGCCAACGGTGCCGGTGTCAAGACCACAGCCCTACTCACTGACATGAACCAATGCCTGGCTTCCAGTGCCGGTAACGCCGTTGAAGTGCGTGAAGCAGTCCGGTACCTGACCGGTGAATACAGAAATCCACGTTTGCACGAAGTGACTATGGCCCAAGCCTCAGACCTGCTGGTCTCCGGTGGTCTGGCCAAGGATCTCACCGAAGCCCGCGACAAACTGCAAATCTGCCTGGATGATGGCAAAGCTGCGGAAATATTTGGTCAGATGGTTGCAGGCCTGGGTGGCCCTGCTGATTTCGTTGAGCGTTATGACCACTACCTGCCAAAAGCCGACATTATTCGTCCAGTGTTTGCTGATACTGCCGGCTACCTCTCCACCATGGATACCCGTGGCATGGGTATGGCTGTGGTTCAAATGGGTGGCGGTCGTAAAACCCCAACGGACAGCATCGACTACGCTGTTGGTCTCACCGACATTCCCCGTTTGGGTCAACAGGTTGGTCAGGAAACACCTCTGGCCTTGATTCATGCCCGCTCTGAAGAAGCCTGGCAACAAGCGGCTGACATGGTTCGTAACGCTGTGACCATCAGCGACACAGCTCCGGAGCAAACCCCCGAGATCTATCAGCGCATTACTGCCGCAGATTGTATAGAATAGTTTTTTTTAAAAGCCGGGGATTTTCATCCCTGGCTGCAAATATCTGATTTATACTAGTACTCCGTAAGGCAGCCACTGAACTTATCATCTGCTGCCGGACGGAGTACTAGTCCTGTTGACGTAATTAGTCACAGTATGGAGAGAAAACGTTGTCTACACCACATATTAATGCTGCGCCTGGAGCTTTTGCAGAAACAGCCTTGATGCCTGGCGACCCGCTGCGCGCTAAATATATTGCCGAAACCTTCCTTGAAGGTGCCGAAGAAGTGACTAATGTCCGCAACATGTTGGGATATACCGGCCATTACAAGGGTAAGCGGATATCTGTCATGGGTTCCGGCATGGGTATTCCTTCTGCCTCCATTTACTACAAGGAGCTGATCACTGAATACGGTGTCAAGAACCTGCTCCGCGTAGGCAGCTGTGGCGCCATCAGCCCTGATGTCAAGGTGCGTGATGTGGTTATTGGCCTGGGTGCGGCAACCGACTCCAAGGTCAACCGTATTCGCTTCAAAAACCATGATTTTGCTGCCACCTGTGACTTTGGCTTACTGGAAAAAGCCGTGGGTGCTGCCCGCAACAAAAACATCCCGGTAAAAGTGGGCAACCTGTTCTCTGCCGACCTGTTCTACTCCCCGGATCAACAGTTGTTTGACCTGATGGAAAAGTACGGCATTCTGGGTGTGGAAATGGAAGCTGCCGGCCTGTATGGTGTTGCCGCTGAATTCGGCGCCAAAGCACTGGCTGTTTGTACCGTAAGCGACCATATTCGCACTGGTGAACAACTCTCTGCTGAAGAGCGCCAACTGTCTTTTAACGAAATGATTGAGATCACCCTGGAATCTTTAATCTAGGATAATCCTTTTATTCCCAAGCTCCCGAGGGTGTTGCCACACCCCCGGGAGTCCGGAATCAAGTCTTATTCCCTACCCCCAATAGCTATCAGAAATCCCAATCCATCACTTCTACCCCCCTCACCTCCTCCCTACAGATCAATTCAACACAAACAAAAAACAGGGCTACTATTAAGGCCGGGAATACACAACCCCATCAAAACCAGCTGATCATTTAAATAAGCATCCTGTTTGACTTAATAACACTTGCCACAGGAATAGAAACACAATGAATAAATCAAGCAAAGCTGTTCTGGCCTGCCTGATGACTCCCTTGGGCTTTGATTCACAATTATTACTGGCCAACTTTATTGATGATGCCACAGCAGGGGGAAAGCTACGCACTGTTTATTATGATATTGAAAAAGGAGATCGTGTTTATCCAGACACAGGCATTAAAAAAAAATCAACCTATGTGGGTGCATGGACAGGCAGTGTAATGCTTGATGCCAAGTCCGGTTATTATGGTGATATTATTGGTGTGGATGCCTCCCTTTACGGTGTCACCAAACTGGATATGAACGAAAAAAACAGGGACAGTAAACAACTACTGAATGCTGATAATGAAGGCTTTAGCAAACTGGGCCAGGCCTATATCAAAATTAAATTCGGTGATAACAACCTGAATGCTAACTTCAATGCAGGCCGCCAAATGATTTATAACGCCTTGATATCCAGCTCCGGTTCCCGATCCGTACCCAGTACCTGGCAAGGCTATAACCTTAACAGTCATTTTTATGGAGTACATTTGGGACTGGTTTATGTGGATCAAATATCATTAAGG encodes:
- a CDS encoding transposase; the encoded protein is MPLTKPRTIAEKLLKIVSDEAGQIPDFRKKSQHDKIVLHDAVMSGLAVMHLKYPSLLAFDQDCVNNPDRLKNLKSMYNVSCVPSDTYLRDLIDPIETRYLRKFFTRLFAFVQRSGRLKQFTYFEEGYLAPIDGTGHFCSGKISCPECCVKKPGSKNPQYYHQLLACCLVKPGKKEVLPLMPEPIIKQVDASKNDCEKVALKRLLANLSREHPHLPLVLTFDDLYSDGPTIKLVKSFGYSFIMVAKDSTHESLYQAVDELDCADKVVRYEYTDDKGFTHWFRFVNGAPINKSHPDVLVNFLEYIEIDPEGNKKYVNTWVTDIELSAENVNKFMRGARAKWKIENETFNTLKTQGYHLEHNYGHGKQHLASNLACLTFTAFLINQIEQLSCKLFQEALKIKKSKKAFWHAIRGLFDWFCIDNWTDVFTAIIEGRSVSLKLLTVDTT
- a CDS encoding cation:proton antiporter, coding for MHQAGLALPVLIFTGMFMLTTASAIGLKFLRVPYTIGLVVIGMVLGGVAKHSDFLAPVLQVELTHDLIMYVLLPVLIYDAAINIKLPMLVKELVPVLMLAVVGVVLSTLVVAGLLGYLTPMTMAGALLFGALISATDPVAVIALFKEVGAPERMSLLMDAESLFNDATAIVMFGIVMAVVQTGQGFGVEMLLGAIWEFCRVFLGGIAVGAALGGGMLFLLRLGRNIPFVQIAHTTILAYLSFILADHVFGMSGVMSTIAAGVVTRTWSRRVLSEPVQEYLHPYWEFMAFVANSFIFLLLGMQEDLLFQDVDRLYENVPYLLLTIAVVLFARFLVVYLLIPVSNRLPKSSPVDGKTKAVMFWGGLRGVVPVALMLSIPLDMPERGVIIHMSLAVILFSLLVQGTTIERLMTLLKLKSVSH
- the gltX gene encoding glutamate--tRNA ligase, yielding MTIRTRVAPSPTGDPHVGTAYIALFNMAFARSQGGKFILRIEDTDQARSTPESEQQILNSLRWLGLDWDEGPDAGGPNGPYRQSERREIYADHARQLLDKGHAFHCFCSSERLDELRAEQMANKQTPGYDGHCLHLSKEEVAQKLAAGESHVVRMKVPVEGTCVVDDMLRGAIEIDWSQVDMQVLVKADGMPTYHLANVVDDHLMEITHVIRGEEWINSAPKHKLLYQYFGWEMPVLCHMPLLRNPDKSKLSKRKNPTSITYYRDAGYLPEALLNYLGRMGWSMPDEREKFTLDEMLEQFDISRVSLGGPIFDQEKLSWLNASWIRENLTVEQFADRLHGWLLNKDYMMKFLPFAKERVETLSDFAPMSAFMFSGLLDLSPEDFAHKKLEESEVKKVLQFTLWRLEQQRQWTKGNIFADIKALSKAMGHKLGDFNHPIFVAVAGTPNSWSVMDSMEILGPDMIRARLRHAVAVLGGLSKKEGKRLEKEFKVLSAE
- a CDS encoding LysR substrate-binding domain-containing protein; protein product: MIQADAIEAVQVVAHYQNFSLAARHLHKVPSAISYTVKKLEEQLGVQLFVRDNRKVEITPAGEHFLKESRKILADLNKLKYTTREAATQGEAELRVVLNNIVCQETLYEFINAFNAANPHTRLVINGEIYNGSWDALFHQRCDLVIGAPQHIPEMVASDSRFRCATMGTVRWLLVMSPEHLLNAVERKLTRNDLNAHVIIAIEDTVRTFSSGENWYNVYSRRLKVPNFRNAIECAVRGIGVTALPYHFARYYLEKGILVSREVDDVAWNTHCYLAWNEEKRGAALSWCLDWLGDEGQLNNRFLSADGDTCHIP
- a CDS encoding NupC/NupG family nucleoside CNT transporter codes for the protein MQILFSLLGIACLLGLALLLSDNRKAINFRTVGGAFCIQALFGAFVLYVPFGKDVLSGAADGVQHVINYANNGVAFLFGDLGNFKYGFIFAINVLTIIIFFSSLISVLYYLGIMQIVIKFIGGGLQKALGTSRTESLSATANIFVGQTEAPLLVRPYVTKMTQSELFAVMVGGLASVAGAVLAGYASMGVELKYLIAASFMAAPGGLLMAKIIKPETEHDKICNDPSLEEAGDEKPANVIDAAAGGASSGMKLAVNVGAMLLAFIALIAMLNGIIGGIGGIFGFEGLSLEQILGYVFAPLAFVLGVPASEIVTAGSLIGQKLVVNEFVAYVDFVAIKDTLSPHTQALMTFALCGFANLSSIAILLGGLGSMAPSRRHDIAKMGLKAVAAGCLSNLMSASIAGLFLAL